In Curtobacterium sp. TC1, the following proteins share a genomic window:
- a CDS encoding DeoR/GlpR family DNA-binding transcription regulator translates to MYAPERHQRIVEQARAQGRVDVKDLAELLEVTPETIRRDLTSLERRGLVRRAHGGAIPVERITIHPGVGDRGGINQAEKMVIAEAALEELPENGSVMIDAGTSTICLAEMLPTDRGLTVVTHSLPVAMAVANRPGIDLHLLGGNIRSDSLAGVGTWTHQLIGMVSVDVAFVSINGITPERGLTTHNMAEAAVKSAMIKSARRSILLADHTKFGREEFGRVAPLAAIDTIITDPAVNLDLVREVEAAGTEVFWPGRP, encoded by the coding sequence ATGTACGCACCAGAACGCCACCAGCGCATCGTCGAGCAGGCGCGCGCGCAGGGGCGGGTCGACGTCAAGGACCTCGCCGAACTGCTCGAGGTCACGCCGGAGACCATCCGTCGCGACCTGACGAGCCTCGAACGCCGCGGGCTGGTCCGACGTGCCCACGGCGGCGCGATCCCCGTCGAGCGCATCACGATCCACCCCGGCGTCGGCGACCGCGGCGGCATCAACCAGGCCGAGAAGATGGTCATCGCCGAGGCCGCGCTCGAGGAGCTGCCGGAGAACGGCTCGGTCATGATCGACGCCGGCACCTCCACCATCTGCCTGGCCGAGATGCTGCCGACCGACCGCGGACTCACCGTCGTCACGCACTCGCTCCCCGTGGCGATGGCCGTCGCGAACCGTCCGGGCATCGACCTCCACCTGCTCGGCGGCAACATCCGCAGCGACTCCCTGGCCGGCGTCGGCACGTGGACGCACCAGCTCATCGGCATGGTCAGCGTCGACGTCGCCTTCGTGAGCATCAACGGCATCACCCCGGAGCGCGGCCTGACGACCCACAACATGGCCGAGGCGGCGGTGAAGTCGGCGATGATCAAGTCCGCCCGACGGAGCATCCTGCTCGCCGACCACACCAAGTTCGGTCGCGAGGAGTTCGGCCGCGTCGCACCCCTCGCCGCCATCGACACGATCATCACCGACCCCGCCGTCAACCTCGACCTGGTCCGCGAGGTCGAGGC
- a CDS encoding PTS mannitol transporter subunit IICB, which yields MTTSSVAAPDAPAKSRGGARVAVQKFGTFLSGMVMPNIAIFIAWGIITAFFIETGWTPVGILGGFGETGGVANVGLVGPILTYLIPLAIAIQGGRMVYETRGAVVGSIMTMGVIIGANGTTMILGAMICGPLGAYLIKQIDKIWDGKIKPGFEMLVNNYAAGILGFGLAMAGFFWLAPLFKLIAEGLGDAVNFLVQHSLLPLASVIIEPAKVFFLNNAINHGVLDQLGAQQVQESGKSILFLLEANPGPGLGLLLAFTFFGVGIARSTAPGAIIIQFFGGIHEIYFPYVLQKPVLFIAVILGGATGVATNVAFQSGLVAPASPGSIFAVLGATERNSFLGVILSVVLSAAVSFAVSSFFLLASRKRDLANGGGDMSAAMAKLQANKGRDVNSATAGLLGTNAPANTEEAAASGTTATATKVQNLVFACDAGMGSSAMGASVLRNKIKKAGIEGVTVSNKAIANLTGDEDLIITQEELTDRAKQKNPNAQHVSVGNFMNAPQYDQVVEQLKNQ from the coding sequence ATGACAACGTCGTCCGTTGCAGCGCCCGACGCACCCGCGAAGTCGCGGGGCGGCGCACGCGTCGCCGTTCAGAAGTTCGGCACGTTCCTCTCCGGCATGGTCATGCCCAACATCGCGATCTTCATCGCGTGGGGCATCATCACCGCCTTCTTCATCGAGACCGGCTGGACGCCCGTGGGCATCCTCGGTGGTTTCGGTGAGACGGGCGGCGTCGCCAACGTCGGCCTGGTCGGGCCGATCCTGACCTACCTCATCCCGCTCGCGATCGCGATCCAGGGCGGCCGGATGGTCTACGAGACCCGCGGCGCCGTCGTCGGGTCGATCATGACCATGGGCGTCATCATCGGTGCGAACGGCACCACGATGATCCTCGGTGCGATGATCTGCGGACCGCTCGGTGCGTACCTCATCAAGCAGATCGACAAGATCTGGGACGGCAAGATCAAGCCGGGCTTCGAGATGCTCGTCAACAACTACGCGGCCGGCATCCTCGGCTTCGGTCTGGCGATGGCCGGGTTCTTCTGGCTCGCCCCGCTGTTCAAGCTCATCGCCGAGGGCCTCGGCGACGCGGTCAACTTCCTCGTCCAGCACTCGCTGCTGCCGCTCGCCAGCGTCATCATCGAGCCGGCCAAGGTGTTCTTCCTCAACAACGCGATCAACCACGGTGTGCTCGACCAGCTCGGCGCGCAGCAGGTCCAGGAGTCGGGCAAGTCGATCCTGTTCCTGCTCGAGGCGAACCCCGGCCCCGGCCTCGGTCTGCTCCTCGCCTTCACCTTCTTCGGTGTCGGCATCGCGCGCTCGACCGCTCCCGGCGCGATCATCATCCAGTTCTTCGGTGGCATCCACGAGATCTACTTCCCGTACGTGCTGCAGAAGCCGGTCCTGTTCATCGCCGTCATCCTCGGTGGTGCCACGGGCGTCGCGACGAACGTCGCGTTCCAGTCCGGCCTCGTCGCTCCGGCGTCGCCCGGGTCGATCTTCGCCGTGCTCGGTGCCACGGAGCGCAACAGCTTCCTCGGCGTCATCCTGTCGGTCGTCCTGTCCGCCGCGGTGTCCTTCGCGGTCTCGTCGTTCTTCCTGCTCGCCAGCCGCAAGCGCGACCTGGCCAACGGCGGCGGCGACATGAGTGCCGCGATGGCGAAGCTCCAGGCGAACAAGGGCCGCGACGTCAACTCGGCGACGGCGGGTCTGCTCGGCACCAACGCCCCGGCGAACACCGAAGAGGCCGCCGCGTCGGGCACCACCGCCACCGCGACGAAGGTCCAGAACCTGGTCTTCGCCTGCGACGCGGGCATGGGCTCGAGCGCCATGGGCGCCAGCGTCCTGCGCAACAAGATCAAGAAGGCGGGCATCGAAGGGGTCACGGTGTCCAACAAGGCGATCGCGAACCTGACCGGTGACGAGGACCTGATCATCACGCAGGAGGAACTGACGGACCGCGCCAAGCAGAAGAACCCGAACGCACAGCACGTGTCGGTCGGCAACTTCATGAACGCGCCGCAGTACGACCAGGTCGTCGAGCAGCTCAAGAACCAGTAA
- the ptsP gene encoding phosphoenolpyruvate--protein phosphotransferase, with protein sequence MSELLGTGVGRGVAHGPVLRMADPLGEPSKDALTGSADDAKQAVHDALAAVAEDLNKRGQLAGGDAQAVLEAQALMAQDPTLLDDVHTRIDGGTNAERAVYEAFAQFRDLLVGMGGYMGERAADLDDVAQRIIAKLRGVHAPGVPESDTPFVLVARDLAPADTALLDLDKVLALVTRDGGPTSHTAILARAKGITAIVGVTGADDLVDGQAIVVDAVAGTVVTEPSESLVSEVEQRIADRLAAAAAPLTAGALADGHVVPLLANLGSPADAAGAVALGAEGVGLFRTEFLFLDSPKAPTVDEQTESYRQLLAAFPGKKVVVRALDAGADKPLPFLTDKDEENPALGRRGLRALRNHPEVLRDQLVALAQADAATEADLWVMAPMVADAEETEYFVTLARELGIRTAGVMAEVPSLALMAEQVFQNADFVSIGTNDLTQYTMAADRMLGTVASYQDPWHPAVLRLVAQLGAAGADAGKAVGICGEAAADPLLAVVLVGLGATTLSMTPAALADVRAELGQHTLEQAREMAQAALAASTAAAAKSAAAAAHAA encoded by the coding sequence ATGTCCGAACTGCTCGGCACCGGCGTCGGCCGTGGCGTCGCCCACGGCCCCGTGCTCCGCATGGCGGACCCGCTCGGCGAACCGTCGAAGGACGCCCTGACCGGTTCGGCGGACGACGCGAAGCAGGCCGTGCACGACGCACTGGCCGCCGTGGCCGAGGACCTCAACAAGCGCGGACAGCTCGCCGGCGGCGACGCCCAGGCCGTGCTCGAGGCGCAGGCGCTCATGGCGCAGGACCCGACGCTCCTCGACGACGTGCACACGCGCATCGACGGCGGCACCAACGCCGAGCGCGCCGTGTACGAGGCGTTCGCCCAGTTCCGCGACCTGCTCGTCGGCATGGGCGGCTACATGGGGGAGCGCGCAGCCGACCTCGACGACGTCGCCCAGCGCATCATCGCGAAGCTCCGCGGCGTGCACGCCCCCGGGGTCCCCGAGTCGGACACCCCCTTCGTCCTCGTCGCCCGTGACCTCGCCCCGGCCGACACCGCGCTGCTGGACCTCGACAAGGTCCTCGCGCTGGTCACCCGCGACGGCGGTCCGACTTCGCACACCGCGATCCTCGCCCGCGCCAAGGGCATCACCGCGATCGTCGGCGTCACCGGCGCCGACGACCTCGTCGACGGTCAGGCGATCGTGGTCGACGCCGTCGCCGGCACCGTCGTCACCGAGCCGTCCGAGTCGCTCGTGTCCGAGGTCGAGCAGCGCATCGCCGACCGGCTCGCCGCAGCCGCCGCACCGCTCACCGCCGGTGCCCTCGCCGACGGTCACGTCGTGCCCCTGCTCGCGAACCTCGGCAGCCCCGCCGACGCCGCGGGTGCCGTTGCTCTCGGTGCGGAGGGCGTGGGGCTCTTCCGCACCGAGTTCCTCTTCCTCGACTCGCCGAAGGCGCCGACCGTCGACGAGCAGACCGAGTCGTACCGCCAGCTCCTCGCCGCGTTCCCGGGCAAGAAGGTCGTCGTCCGCGCGCTCGACGCCGGTGCCGACAAGCCGCTGCCGTTCCTCACCGACAAGGACGAGGAGAACCCCGCGCTCGGCCGCCGTGGCCTCCGTGCGCTGCGGAACCACCCCGAGGTCCTGCGCGACCAGCTCGTCGCCCTGGCCCAGGCCGACGCCGCGACCGAGGCGGACCTCTGGGTCATGGCCCCGATGGTCGCCGACGCCGAGGAGACCGAGTACTTCGTCACCCTGGCCCGCGAGCTCGGCATCCGCACCGCCGGCGTGATGGCCGAGGTACCGTCGCTCGCCCTGATGGCCGAACAGGTCTTCCAGAACGCGGACTTCGTGTCGATCGGCACGAACGACCTGACCCAGTACACGATGGCCGCCGACCGCATGCTCGGCACCGTCGCGTCGTACCAGGACCCGTGGCACCCCGCCGTCCTGCGCCTCGTCGCGCAGCTCGGAGCGGCCGGTGCCGACGCGGGCAAGGCCGTCGGCATCTGCGGTGAGGCCGCGGCCGACCCGCTGCTCGCCGTGGTGCTCGTCGGCCTCGGCGCCACCACCCTCTCCATGACTCCCGCGGCCCTGGCCGACGTGCGCGCCGAACTCGGTCAGCACACGCTCGAGCAGGCCCGTGAGATGGCCCAGGCGGCACTCGCCGCGAGCACGGCGGCGGCCGCGAAGTCCGCCGCGGCCGCAGCGCACGCCGCCTGA